Within the Dryobates pubescens isolate bDryPub1 chromosome 25, bDryPub1.pri, whole genome shotgun sequence genome, the region agctctgcaagctgCTCCTGATGAACCAGTGCAACTCTGAACCACAGTCAGTTTCTGCTCTGTCAGAATCTCTTCagactcttccagcctggcacctaGAGGTCACAGCCTCTGAAACATCTGTTCCAGCAAAAACATGTCAGGAAGATTTCAAAGCAGATCAGAGTCCAGAAAGCAGGCACAAACTTCAGCTTTAATGTTTGCCAGAAAGTAGTCATCTTTGCAAAGGAATGATATTGCAGCTGCAAAAGAAAAGGGTAGAAGGAAACATTAAGATCTCAGTTCTCAAACAGGCATAGAAGATCTGACATGGCATGACTGGAAGAACCACCACAACCCTCCTCCATCAGTTTCCTCTACTGGACAAAGTAAGCACTGGGACCCTCCTCCCTGTGCTCACGTTCAACATTATCTTCGCTCCCCACATCGCTGCGTGAAACTGCcagcctccagctctctgctggtaCCCACCAGTGAAGTCTGTCAGACcaggcagcagcatggagaGCAAAGCACAGAACTGGCCCCACTGCAGGGAATGAGCTCTGAGATGGGTTCTCCTAAGTGGAACAGCAGCTTACCCCAGgaggcccttcccagcccagcGCTTTGGAGTCAGCCCCACGTGCACTTTTTTGCCACCACGAATCACAGTCACGCTCAGGGGTCTCTAaaagggattaaaaaaataGCCATGTAAGGATAAAAGATGGCAGCTCTCCATCACTGGTTCAACTCTCTTCTTGCTCCTATTGCTGAAGCACTAGAAAAATGTTAGGTCTAGGGaagctgttctgcagcagtGCCCATTCCCATCCCTGTGGCTAGATCTGTGAGAGCACTTCGCGTGGAGACACCGCCAGGAGATCTCTCACTTCCATGATAAAGCACTTGACAACTGTAGCAGCTTCTATGGCCAGTCCTCGAGGTGGCATAGcaacacagcctgctgctgctgcagggagtgcccagaggaCAACAGACAATGTGATGCTCATAGCAAAAAACACACAGCTCTTAGCCCTCTTCTGTCCAGCTGGAATTAGCTCAGTGCTGTGAGAGAACAAGGCTACAACAGCAGAGATGGAATCTGACACCATTTCTGACATGGAAATGATTACTCCAGAGATCCAAGTTCCTTAGAAAAAGCTGTGGCtgagagaggcaggcaggagaatgCAGTTACGGTGGAAATGAGTTCACTCACCCCTTCGCTGTGCTGTACCACTGTGGCAATGTTCTGCAGGTTCTGGAAGTTGTTTACATTGACAGAACCAAACTCCACAATCTCATCATCTACCTGAAGTCCCTGGAGAGAGACAGGAGCAAGCTGAGCGTGTGCTTTCTCCAAAGACAGGTAATATCACCCTTCACCCAGCCACATGGAGATGTGCTAAGACACTACCCTCCTCACCACTCTGGCAACTGAATTACATCCTCTCCACATCCTTAGACAGAAGCAAGTACTCATTTCCTGCCTCCTCTTTTATGGGAAGAGAAATAGTGAGGCAAGAACTGTCAGTAAGGCTGGTACAAGCTGTGTGGTGTCAATGATGCAGCTGAAGAGAGAGTACTCTTCTCATTCCTGTACAGGGACTGGTCTTGTTCACAGGACATCCCAGTGTgaccaaaacaaaaagggaagagagaaccCTAATCAAGCACCTAATTTATTCCCACTTCTTAACAAGACAGAGAAAGCCACCTGCTGCATTTCTTCCCTGGGTGCAGAAGAAGCCTTCCCCACAAGGTGTTAAGACTCCACCAACTCACCGAGATACTTGCAGGAGACCCTGGAGTCACTGTGTTCACTTTGGCAAAGGCCTGTGGCAGGCCCTGGTTCTGGCTCATAGCCTCAGCCAATGCCTCTGCCTCATCCTTGGCGTGCTTCTCCTTCTCCCGGGCATGCAactggtgaagagcttcctccacCTGCTTCATCAGGGCCTTGTGATCATTCTGCAAACCTGTGGGTGACACCATTAGGATACAGAGAGTTACACCTGAAGGTTCTTTCTCAGCATATGCTCTACTCTGCAGCTGTACAGAACATGGTGTTCTGGGTGTCTGGGATCCAGCTGTGGTCACCAATAACCTCTACTGGTGTATCTCTAGGTCCTGGTGGAAGCCCTGCTCACATAGCTCTGCAGATGTTTAGCAGCAGAATTCAGACAGACAAAACCACCCTACAAATTTCAGTAaacacagagaagcaaagctcAGAGGCCTGTGATCACCTA harbors:
- the PSMD9 gene encoding 26S proteasome non-ATPase regulatory subunit 9, producing MAQPCGNRSVTISDVQQLVKKKDEIEAQIKACYELLESQKGVGMNEPLVDAEGFPRNDIDLYQVRTARHNIICLQNDHKALMKQVEEALHQLHAREKEKHAKDEAEALAEAMSQNQGLPQAFAKVNTVTPGSPASISGLQVDDEIVEFGSVNVNNFQNLQNIATVVQHSEGRPLSVTVIRGGKKVHVGLTPKRWAGKGLLGCNIIPLQR